The following coding sequences are from one Rhodopirellula islandica window:
- a CDS encoding AEC family transporter: MLMDPEAFAIIISSVLGVFLVMGVGAVCRIQHWLTHQADVSLAKLTAKVLLPCLFLDRILGDPTLDSLASAWLPPVLGFSITTFGFLAAWYVAKKMGPWVGLKTDAQQRAFALCAGICNYGYIPLPLAQITYPNAEVEMILHNVGVDIALWSVGVAIVTGSSGKKAPQEQTSVWRRNWNRISPVATSAPLIAVIVALFLRATGAETLIPTSVMRSVGLLASSSIPLGLLLSGAILVDFLRAADWTGSAPVIGLAVGFRQLFMPVVMLGVASVTVTATDLKQVLLLEAAMPSAVFPIVLTRLYEGDTATALRVVLSTSLLGIVLIPVWMAIGAWWLGV, from the coding sequence ATGCTGATGGACCCAGAAGCCTTTGCCATCATCATCAGCAGTGTCCTCGGCGTTTTCCTGGTCATGGGCGTCGGTGCGGTGTGCCGGATTCAGCATTGGTTGACTCATCAGGCCGATGTTTCGCTTGCCAAACTGACGGCGAAAGTCCTGCTGCCCTGCCTGTTTCTGGACCGGATTCTCGGTGATCCGACGCTGGACTCCCTGGCGTCGGCGTGGCTGCCCCCGGTGCTTGGTTTTTCGATCACCACGTTCGGTTTTCTTGCGGCGTGGTATGTCGCCAAAAAGATGGGGCCCTGGGTGGGTTTGAAAACCGACGCCCAGCAACGAGCGTTCGCGTTGTGTGCAGGGATCTGCAATTACGGCTACATCCCGCTGCCACTGGCCCAGATCACTTACCCCAACGCGGAAGTCGAGATGATTCTGCACAACGTCGGCGTCGACATCGCGCTCTGGAGTGTCGGCGTCGCGATTGTGACTGGCAGCAGCGGAAAGAAGGCCCCCCAAGAACAGACAAGTGTGTGGCGCCGAAACTGGAACCGAATCAGCCCCGTTGCCACAAGCGCCCCCCTGATCGCTGTGATCGTTGCCCTGTTCCTTCGCGCCACCGGAGCCGAAACCTTGATTCCAACCTCCGTGATGCGTTCGGTGGGATTGCTGGCCTCCAGCTCAATCCCGCTCGGACTGCTGCTCAGCGGAGCGATCCTGGTCGACTTCCTACGCGCAGCCGACTGGACGGGGTCCGCACCGGTGATTGGATTGGCGGTTGGTTTCCGCCAGTTGTTCATGCCGGTCGTGATGCTCGGCGTCGCCTCGGTGACGGTGACCGCCACCGACCTGAAGCAAGTGTTGCTGCTAGAAGCCGCCATGCCATCGGCGGTGTTCCCGATCGTCTTGACCAGGCTCTATGAAGGTGACACGGCAACGGCCCTGCGAGTCGTGCTGTCGACTTCGTTGCTCGGAATCGTGTTGATTCCGGTCTGGATGGCCATCGGTGCTTGGTGGCTGGGCGTCTGA
- the lptE gene encoding LPS assembly lipoprotein LptE, whose translation MSQRTRRPNSGTLFGILATIVVGCLSGCTPYQFGNASMFPQNIRTVHVPVIRNATFREDLGVRLTEALNKEIELRTPYKVTADPLADTVLRCEVVDETKRVLTENDADYVRALDAAIQVRASWSDRQGRLLMKNSIVPTDDLTILFSQDERFVPEAGQSIDTATQKAIEDLANRIVSQMEARW comes from the coding sequence ATGAGTCAACGCACAAGACGACCGAATTCAGGGACGTTGTTTGGGATTCTTGCCACAATCGTTGTGGGATGCCTCTCGGGTTGCACGCCGTATCAATTCGGCAATGCCTCGATGTTCCCGCAGAACATTCGAACTGTGCACGTGCCGGTCATCCGCAATGCGACGTTTCGAGAAGACCTTGGTGTTCGCTTGACCGAAGCGCTCAACAAAGAGATTGAGCTGCGAACCCCTTACAAGGTCACGGCGGACCCGCTCGCCGACACGGTGCTGCGTTGCGAGGTCGTCGACGAAACCAAACGGGTACTGACCGAGAACGATGCTGACTACGTGCGTGCTCTGGATGCAGCGATTCAGGTCCGAGCCTCTTGGTCGGATCGGCAAGGCCGATTGCTGATGAAGAATTCCATTGTCCCCACGGATGACCTGACAATCCTTTTCAGTCAGGACGAACGCTTTGTTCCCGAAGCTGGTCAATCGATCGACACAGCCACACAGAAAGCCATTGAAGATCTGGCAAACCGAATTGTCAGCCAGATGGAAGCTCGTTGGTAA
- a CDS encoding tetratricopeptide repeat protein — MTFRRSLLLAFAVFTAPLLGVNSLQAQDGFWDSTKDSTDRALRFLTMREQPDAERARELYQEADQLFRAAAARTKQTELDGEAEGTEKKDFARAAKLFARAADAQPGTALAQDAMFMQAESLFFSDQLPDATDVYERLNKEFPNNRHVDQAAARAFAISQYWIDTERATEDDWFKFNLFDPSRPRLDTEGHAVRVLDQIRYDNPTGRLADDATMAAAVEYMRQGDFETADEFLTDLRETFPESDHFFNAHLMGIRCKLEVFAGPKYSGLMLEEADKLVRQTRERFPDRLQDPETSEMVARAAAEVAFRRAEKLNDRATFREKRSEYGAARLHYQMILRDYPSTPFAERARERLEAISGYPAVPAERVTAMMLKRVFPDSRRSPPLETKFNSSTGEQNESIYR, encoded by the coding sequence GTGACGTTTCGCCGTTCGCTGTTACTCGCATTCGCTGTTTTTACTGCTCCGTTGTTGGGCGTGAATTCTCTTCAGGCCCAAGATGGGTTTTGGGACTCGACGAAAGATTCCACTGACCGTGCCCTGCGGTTTCTCACCATGCGTGAGCAACCCGATGCGGAGCGAGCCCGAGAGCTCTACCAAGAAGCCGACCAGTTGTTCCGTGCTGCTGCCGCTCGCACCAAGCAAACCGAACTCGATGGCGAAGCGGAAGGCACGGAAAAGAAGGACTTTGCCCGCGCCGCGAAACTATTCGCTCGCGCCGCCGACGCGCAGCCCGGCACAGCGTTGGCGCAAGATGCGATGTTCATGCAAGCGGAGAGTTTGTTCTTCTCGGACCAACTCCCCGATGCGACGGACGTCTACGAACGCTTGAACAAAGAGTTCCCCAACAACCGCCATGTCGACCAGGCCGCCGCACGCGCGTTTGCGATTTCTCAGTACTGGATCGACACCGAACGGGCGACCGAAGACGATTGGTTCAAGTTCAATCTGTTCGACCCCAGTCGCCCGCGTTTGGACACCGAGGGACACGCGGTTCGCGTCCTGGACCAAATCCGATACGACAATCCAACCGGACGCTTGGCCGATGATGCGACGATGGCCGCGGCCGTCGAGTACATGCGTCAGGGCGATTTCGAAACTGCCGATGAATTCTTGACGGACCTCCGCGAAACCTTTCCCGAGAGCGATCACTTTTTCAACGCTCACCTGATGGGCATCCGATGCAAGCTCGAGGTTTTTGCGGGGCCCAAGTACAGCGGGTTGATGTTGGAAGAAGCTGACAAGTTGGTTCGGCAAACCAGGGAGCGTTTCCCGGATCGCCTGCAGGATCCAGAAACCTCCGAGATGGTGGCTCGCGCCGCCGCCGAAGTCGCCTTCCGCCGCGCTGAAAAGCTGAACGACCGAGCGACCTTTCGTGAGAAGCGATCGGAGTATGGTGCGGCACGCTTGCACTACCAAATGATTCTCCGTGACTATCCCAGCACTCCCTTCGCAGAACGTGCCCGTGAGCGTTTGGAGGCCATTTCAGGGTACCCCGCCGTTCCCGCTGAGCGAGTCACCGCGATGATGCTCAAGCGAGTCTTCCCAGACAGTCGCCGGTCGCCACCTCTGGAAACCAAGTTCAACTCGTCGACCGGTGAACAAAACGAGTCGATCTACCGATGA
- the recO gene encoding DNA repair protein RecO, translating into MINQSTTAIVLRTVEFSETSLIVTLLTKDLGRISALAKGARRLKGPFEGSLDLLSVCAITLIDKPGDTLDLLTESKLRRRFRGAQRSLDRLHAGYHIAEMLRLLVDDDDPHGELFEMTLSAMGMIDGDGPVAETLLAFDAQCLRLLGHSPATDRCTVCGKDVERSRRRAAFSLVGGGVVCETCRPAQTHLMTVSWDALGALRELARDPSEDPVGAANSATRSGENGVAGGTPSVNPRPDNPSLLPTAAFPIGRLFPTLTPAIYRDLRGLLNRTLEALIGQTPRMQAFLPSKLDSH; encoded by the coding sequence ATGATCAATCAATCCACCACCGCGATTGTTCTGCGAACGGTGGAATTCAGCGAAACCAGCCTGATCGTCACGTTGCTGACGAAGGATCTCGGGCGGATCTCGGCGCTCGCCAAAGGGGCTCGGCGACTGAAAGGTCCGTTTGAGGGATCGTTGGACCTGTTGTCAGTGTGCGCCATCACGTTGATTGACAAACCAGGCGATACACTGGATTTGTTGACGGAATCCAAGCTCCGCCGCCGTTTTCGCGGCGCCCAGCGATCGTTGGACCGACTGCACGCTGGGTACCACATCGCGGAAATGCTGCGGTTGTTGGTCGACGACGACGACCCGCACGGCGAATTGTTTGAGATGACATTGTCGGCCATGGGGATGATCGATGGGGATGGCCCGGTCGCGGAAACGTTGTTGGCCTTTGACGCCCAGTGTTTGAGATTGCTGGGGCATTCGCCAGCAACCGATCGTTGCACGGTGTGCGGGAAGGACGTCGAGCGAAGCCGACGACGTGCTGCGTTTTCATTGGTCGGCGGCGGCGTAGTGTGTGAAACCTGCCGTCCGGCGCAGACCCATCTGATGACAGTCAGCTGGGATGCCCTGGGGGCGCTGCGTGAACTGGCCCGCGACCCTAGTGAAGACCCGGTCGGCGCGGCAAATTCAGCCACCCGGAGTGGTGAAAATGGCGTCGCAGGGGGCACGCCCTCGGTGAATCCCAGACCCGATAATCCGAGTCTGCTGCCTACGGCCGCGTTTCCGATTGGCCGCCTGTTTCCCACGCTGACCCCGGCAATCTACCGCGACCTGCGTGGGTTGCTGAATCGTACTCTGGAAGCACTGATCGGGCAGACGCCGCGAATGCAAGCATTCCTGCCCAGCAAGCTCGATTCGCACTAG
- the tpx gene encoding thiol peroxidase, with translation MSQSGVITFKGNPMTLAGSELAIGQAAPDFSLHYAHEGLKELKLADLKGKPSMISIVPSLDTPTCAIQTKKFNEQLGELGDKINAVTVSRDLPFAQARFCGAENVSMRTASDYQTHAFGEDYGVEIEELKLLSRAVIVLDADGKVVYKQVVSEVTEEPNYDGALQALKDLVG, from the coding sequence ATGAGTCAAAGTGGTGTGATCACGTTCAAAGGCAATCCGATGACTCTCGCTGGTAGCGAATTGGCAATCGGCCAAGCGGCTCCCGATTTCAGCTTGCACTACGCCCACGAAGGTTTGAAAGAACTGAAGTTGGCGGACCTGAAGGGCAAACCTTCGATGATCAGCATCGTTCCCAGCTTGGACACGCCCACCTGTGCGATCCAAACAAAAAAATTCAATGAGCAGTTGGGCGAACTGGGCGACAAGATCAACGCGGTCACCGTCAGCCGCGATTTGCCGTTTGCACAAGCTCGTTTCTGCGGAGCCGAAAACGTTTCGATGCGAACCGCCAGCGATTATCAAACGCACGCGTTTGGTGAAGACTACGGCGTCGAAATCGAAGAACTGAAATTGCTCAGTCGTGCTGTCATCGTCTTGGACGCGGATGGCAAAGTGGTCTACAAGCAGGTCGTGTCAGAAGTCACCGAAGAACCCAACTACGACGGAGCCCTGCAGGCTCTCAAAGATCTGGTTGGCTGA
- a CDS encoding phosphatidate cytidylyltransferase, translating to MLIDRLRSAAVLIAISMGCLFADSKFSAPGTEGFLLIPLLLFFALGTTWDVTSLLLASGRNLWRTGCMIAVGAISLGSAIPTLVNAASQFSGGAIGVYPENCPIGPLGWAMTMAIASLFALLIREMRTYGVTATNDLDTAIDLDASIASSDTASEPSAGSMDRPSGRDRSSSIDRTMRAAFVSLYIGLPMSLLFSIRGLGSDISTSWGLAALLTMIAVTKSADAGAYFAGKALGRHKLIPRLSPGKTWEGAIGGVLMSTLVAMACFQWLFPAMVAGSVAPASLPSIGWALILGPALAITGMVGDLAESMFKRDCGAKDSGNWLPGLGGVWDVTDSLIAAILPAFLCLAAAA from the coding sequence TTGTTGATCGACCGGCTTCGCAGCGCAGCGGTGTTGATAGCGATCTCGATGGGGTGCCTGTTCGCCGATTCGAAATTCAGTGCCCCTGGAACGGAAGGTTTCCTTCTGATTCCGTTGCTGCTGTTTTTCGCCCTGGGCACCACCTGGGACGTCACGTCTCTCTTGCTGGCATCTGGCCGCAACTTGTGGCGAACCGGGTGCATGATCGCGGTGGGAGCAATCAGCTTAGGCTCGGCCATCCCGACCTTGGTCAACGCAGCGTCCCAGTTCAGTGGGGGTGCCATCGGGGTGTACCCTGAGAATTGTCCGATCGGGCCATTGGGGTGGGCGATGACCATGGCCATCGCGTCCCTGTTCGCGTTGTTGATTCGCGAAATGCGAACCTATGGCGTGACAGCGACGAACGATTTGGATACCGCGATTGACTTGGATGCCTCGATCGCGTCCAGCGACACGGCGTCCGAACCCAGTGCAGGCAGCATGGACCGCCCCAGTGGCAGGGACCGATCCAGCAGCATCGACCGAACCATGCGGGCCGCGTTTGTCTCCCTGTACATCGGGTTGCCAATGAGTTTGCTCTTCTCGATTCGCGGTTTGGGCAGCGACATCAGCACCTCCTGGGGGCTGGCGGCGCTGTTGACCATGATCGCGGTGACGAAATCAGCCGACGCAGGGGCTTACTTTGCCGGCAAGGCATTGGGCCGCCACAAACTGATTCCGCGTCTGAGTCCTGGCAAGACTTGGGAAGGCGCCATCGGCGGAGTGCTCATGTCGACGTTGGTCGCGATGGCTTGTTTCCAGTGGTTGTTCCCAGCGATGGTTGCCGGTTCGGTTGCTCCTGCCTCGCTTCCCTCGATCGGTTGGGCGTTGATTTTGGGCCCGGCTCTGGCAATCACAGGCATGGTCGGTGATTTGGCGGAATCGATGTTCAAACGCGACTGCGGGGCAAAAGATTCCGGAAATTGGCTTCCCGGTTTGGGGGGAGTCTGGGATGTGACGGATTCATTGATTGCTGCGATTTTGCCGGCTTTCCTGTGTTTAGCGGCAGCGGCATGA
- a CDS encoding PhoH family protein: MSVQSAMNEATLSTAGPNEVLTLFGPRDQHVRKLRRLFGVDITHRAGKIRVAGEETGVGAAIRTLEKLRLLCRKNGSLSLGDIETAAAEEGAEIENGRPPTPSGEAINLQNAGRKIAPRTPGQARYVEAIRQHDLTIATGPAGCGKTYLAVATAVEALRNESIKKIVLVRPAVEAGESLGFLPGDLRAKLNPYLRPLLDALGEMVDFDQARALMEHDVIEIVPLAYMRGRTLNDAFIILDEAQNTTVAQMKMFLTRMGERSKMVVSGDATQLDLPRGVRSGLHDAVYRFSRIQGIAQVRLGAADIVRHRLVQQIVAAYENKDGETVVDEVSSSTKLNSDDEAISNDPGAASE; this comes from the coding sequence ATGTCGGTCCAATCTGCAATGAACGAAGCCACGCTGTCGACAGCGGGTCCCAATGAAGTCCTGACGCTGTTCGGTCCTCGCGATCAACACGTGCGAAAGCTGCGACGGCTGTTTGGTGTCGACATCACGCATCGAGCGGGGAAAATCCGCGTCGCTGGTGAAGAGACCGGCGTGGGGGCGGCGATCCGAACGCTGGAAAAACTGCGTTTGCTCTGCCGCAAAAATGGCTCACTCAGTCTGGGCGACATTGAAACCGCGGCCGCCGAAGAGGGTGCCGAAATCGAAAATGGTCGCCCACCGACCCCCAGTGGCGAAGCCATCAACCTGCAGAACGCGGGACGCAAAATCGCCCCGCGAACGCCTGGTCAAGCTCGCTACGTCGAAGCGATCCGGCAGCACGATTTAACAATCGCGACGGGCCCCGCCGGCTGCGGCAAGACTTATTTGGCCGTGGCCACCGCCGTCGAAGCACTTCGCAACGAATCGATCAAGAAAATTGTGCTGGTGCGTCCCGCCGTGGAAGCCGGCGAGAGCCTCGGTTTTCTACCGGGTGACTTGCGAGCCAAGCTGAACCCCTATTTGCGGCCCCTGCTCGATGCCCTGGGCGAAATGGTTGACTTTGACCAAGCCCGTGCATTGATGGAACATGATGTCATCGAAATTGTTCCTTTGGCGTACATGCGAGGCCGCACACTCAACGATGCGTTCATCATTCTGGACGAAGCTCAAAACACGACCGTGGCACAAATGAAGATGTTCCTGACCCGGATGGGCGAACGGAGCAAAATGGTGGTCAGTGGAGATGCAACCCAGCTGGATTTGCCACGCGGGGTCCGCAGTGGGCTCCATGACGCGGTTTATCGGTTCAGCCGCATTCAAGGCATCGCTCAGGTTCGCTTGGGAGCCGCCGACATCGTGCGTCACCGTCTGGTGCAACAAATCGTGGCTGCCTACGAAAACAAAGACGGCGAAACCGTTGTGGACGAAGTGTCTTCGTCAACGAAACTCAACAGCGACGACGAAGCCATTTCAAACGATCCGGGTGCTGCGAGCGAATGA